In Littorina saxatilis isolate snail1 unplaced genomic scaffold, US_GU_Lsax_2.0 scaffold_911, whole genome shotgun sequence, a genomic segment contains:
- the LOC138957744 gene encoding putative nuclease HARBI1: MGSQSWFPGVVGAIGGTYIKIPGTRVENSDAYICRKGFPAMHLQVVCDKDLLFLDVFTGYTGSVHDSRVFPNSDLHGVLESDASKLPPEYHMIWDSAYPQSPQVPAGSIPRQRPSDPCGNCLQQSPGKDKS, translated from the exons ATGGGCAGCCAGAGTTGGTTTCCCGGCGTAGTTGGAGCGATTGGTGGGACCTACATAAAGATACCAGGAACCAGGGTTGAGAACAGCGACGCGTACATCTGCCGCAAAGGTTTCCCAGCGATGCATCTCCAG gtTGTATGCGACAAAGACCTCCTCTTTCTGGATGTGTTTACGGGTTACACTGGGTCCGTGCATGACAGCCGAGTTTTCCCCAACTCAGATCTCCATGGAGTGTTGGAGTCTGACGCAAGTAAGCTGCCTCCAGAGTACCATATGATCTGGGACTCGGCCTACCCTCAGTCTCCGCAAGTACCTGCTGGTTCCATTCCGCGACAACGGCCATCTGACCCCTGTGGAAACTGCCTACAACAGAGCCCAGGCAAGGACAAGAGTTGA